The following proteins are encoded in a genomic region of Sphingobacteriales bacterium:
- a CDS encoding acyl-CoA dehydrogenase family protein, producing MAADATKLIGGNFLFSETNPKDVFIPEEFTEEQKMIWQMVHDFCLKEIHGLGIERVAQLDAEKDKELLLELFHKASELGICGVSIPEEYGGMGLDFNTGLLFTEALALGLSFATTIGAQVSIGSLPIVFYGTHEQKEKYLPKIAAGEYACSYALTEPGAGSDANSGKTNAVLNEAGTHYLLNGQKMWITNGGFADIFIVFAKIEDDERLSAFIVEKEFGGIEIGKEEKKMGIKASSTVQLFFNNCPIPKENLLGERGKGFNMALNILNNGRIKICAGGVGGIKFGVTKSVEYATQRIQFDKPISDFGAIKYKIGQMAMLAFVNESAAYRVGAEVDKKYLELKANGSSENDAKINSMREYAIECAILKVQGSEAVCYAADEAIQVHGGMGYSMETGVEMAYRDARITKIYEGTNEINRMLSLAEFYKRAFQTKELKLNDAMKTIPLGIAQNFNPFNSGFLATESEIVSNLKSVFMIITGAAGRKLKTKLVDEQEIVMNLADIMAVAFMAESALLRVKKLNADPNADKEALKTKIKMLQLYIYEGLDIARKSAENAIDSYAGGVEKFTIKRLVNGLLKSYDINPKDTRREIADVAIAAGKYPF from the coding sequence ATGGCAGCAGATGCAACAAAACTAATAGGAGGAAATTTTCTTTTCTCAGAAACCAACCCTAAAGACGTATTTATTCCGGAAGAATTTACCGAAGAGCAGAAAATGATCTGGCAAATGGTACACGACTTTTGCCTCAAGGAAATACATGGATTGGGCATTGAACGGGTGGCGCAACTGGATGCGGAGAAAGACAAGGAGCTGCTGCTGGAATTATTTCATAAAGCTTCAGAATTAGGGATATGTGGTGTTTCCATTCCCGAAGAATACGGTGGTATGGGCCTGGATTTCAACACCGGTTTATTGTTTACGGAAGCACTGGCATTGGGTTTGTCCTTTGCGACGACCATCGGTGCGCAGGTGTCTATCGGTTCTTTGCCTATTGTGTTTTACGGCACACACGAACAAAAAGAAAAATATCTGCCAAAGATTGCCGCCGGTGAATATGCCTGTTCGTATGCATTAACGGAACCGGGAGCCGGCTCTGATGCCAACTCGGGAAAAACCAATGCGGTGTTGAATGAAGCCGGGACACATTATTTGCTGAACGGACAAAAGATGTGGATTACCAACGGCGGTTTCGCGGATATCTTCATTGTCTTCGCCAAGATAGAAGATGATGAAAGATTATCAGCCTTTATAGTAGAGAAGGAATTTGGAGGCATTGAGATTGGAAAAGAAGAAAAGAAGATGGGTATTAAAGCCTCTTCCACCGTGCAGCTGTTTTTCAACAATTGCCCGATTCCGAAAGAAAATTTACTGGGTGAGCGCGGAAAAGGATTCAACATGGCGTTGAATATCCTGAACAACGGACGTATTAAGATATGTGCCGGCGGTGTGGGCGGTATCAAATTCGGGGTAACCAAATCCGTGGAATATGCCACACAACGTATCCAGTTTGATAAACCTATTTCTGATTTCGGCGCCATCAAATACAAGATAGGCCAGATGGCGATGCTCGCTTTTGTGAACGAATCCGCAGCCTACCGGGTGGGAGCGGAAGTGGATAAAAAATACCTGGAACTGAAAGCGAACGGCTCTTCCGAAAATGATGCGAAAATCAACTCCATGCGTGAGTATGCGATTGAGTGCGCCATCCTGAAAGTACAGGGTTCTGAGGCGGTGTGTTATGCTGCAGATGAAGCGATACAGGTACACGGTGGTATGGGGTATTCCATGGAAACCGGTGTGGAGATGGCGTATCGCGATGCGCGCATCACCAAGATTTATGAAGGCACGAATGAGATCAACCGCATGCTGAGTCTGGCGGAATTTTATAAAAGGGCTTTCCAGACCAAAGAGTTGAAATTAAATGATGCGATGAAAACGATACCGTTGGGCATTGCACAGAATTTCAATCCGTTTAACAGCGGGTTTCTGGCCACCGAGTCGGAAATCGTTTCCAACCTGAAGAGTGTCTTTATGATCATCACGGGAGCGGCAGGCCGAAAACTGAAAACCAAACTCGTGGATGAGCAGGAGATTGTGATGAACCTGGCGGATATCATGGCGGTGGCGTTCATGGCGGAATCCGCCCTGCTGCGTGTCAAAAAACTGAATGCCGATCCGAATGCCGACAAAGAAGCGTTGAAGACAAAAATTAAAATGCTTCAGTTATACATTTATGAAGGGCTGGATATCGCACGTAAATCGGCGGAGAATGCGATTGACAGCTATGCAGGCGGTGTGGAGAAATTTACCATCAAACGACTGGTGAACGGCTTGCTGAAAAGTTATGATATCAATCCGAAAGACACCCGCAGGGAAATTGCGGATGTGGCGATAGCTGCAGGTAAATATCCGTTCTGA
- a CDS encoding MarR family transcriptional regulator, which translates to MDLFEQTASQMVLYHLRTSWLNIVKVFNDKAHLYNGTISMAFVLMAIYEEDGVPVTKIAPRIGMEPNSLSRTLNSLEESGAISRKPDENDQRKVLVFLTPEGKKLRKIALKTVFDLEKSITENLSPKQLKAFSEVMEQVYASLETFGKELEK; encoded by the coding sequence ATGGATTTGTTTGAACAGACCGCCAGTCAGATGGTACTATACCATTTGCGTACTTCCTGGCTGAACATAGTGAAAGTATTTAACGACAAGGCACATCTATACAACGGCACCATTTCGATGGCATTTGTTTTGATGGCCATCTACGAAGAAGACGGCGTGCCGGTGACCAAGATTGCGCCCCGCATCGGTATGGAGCCGAACAGTCTGTCCAGAACCTTGAACAGCCTAGAAGAGAGCGGCGCTATTTCCAGAAAACCGGATGAAAATGACCAGCGCAAAGTATTGGTATTCCTGACGCCGGAAGGAAAAAAACTGAGAAAGATTGCCTTGAAAACGGTCTTTGACCTGGAAAAAAGCATTACCGAAAATCTTTCACCCAAACAGCTCAAAGCGTTCAGCGAAGTGATGGAACAGGTTTATGCATCCCTGGAAACTTTCGGAAAGGAACTGGAGAAATAA
- a CDS encoding protein tyrosine phosphatase-like domain-containing protein, producing MNASIEKYIKAYNLLQLGGWLAGLACLPFNFLIGYYIIALFQIYSLAEIVHALKKWHNSSPLYSFLQIGARLFILFFSYVLILSSVFSPLPWLNEVVYVMLTAWCLAEVIRYGYYVMLLFKKEYKWLIKLRYTAFIILYPLGAGCECYLLYLIFHLNAILWIKILIIGVAILYVFMFPKLYLHLLRQRRKKLNESKT from the coding sequence ATGAATGCAAGCATTGAAAAATATATAAAAGCGTATAACCTGCTTCAGTTAGGCGGATGGTTGGCTGGATTGGCATGTCTGCCATTTAATTTTCTGATCGGGTATTATATCATTGCGCTGTTCCAAATTTATTCGCTGGCGGAAATAGTTCATGCGTTAAAAAAATGGCACAATTCGTCCCCTTTATACAGCTTTCTGCAGATCGGGGCAAGGCTCTTTATTTTGTTCTTCTCGTATGTGTTGATTTTAAGCTCCGTTTTCAGTCCGTTGCCGTGGCTGAATGAAGTGGTGTATGTTATGTTAACGGCATGGTGCCTGGCTGAAGTGATCCGTTATGGTTATTATGTGATGCTGCTCTTTAAAAAAGAGTACAAATGGCTGATTAAGCTCCGGTATACAGCCTTCATTATTTTGTATCCGCTGGGTGCCGGCTGTGAATGTTACCTGTTATACCTGATTTTTCACCTTAATGCTATACTTTGGATAAAAATTTTAATCATTGGGGTTGCTATCCTGTATGTGTTTATGTTTCCTAAGTTATATTTGCACTTACTGCGCCAACGCAGGAAAAAGTTAAACGAAAGCAAAACATAA
- a CDS encoding 3-oxoacyl-ACP reductase yields the protein MNDYLQNATLRQVLKTLNIPVPVPPILKRNLNAYSDEELTAKKIAVAGKETDFLHQLQKELHPKTDVATVYDAAIDGLVVNCVGMETIDDLEDLYTAIKNASVKVAANGRIVIISKLVYADALSYAVQKSIDGFSKALSKEIGGKKGVTVNQLKITHNEVTVPDIAKVAFFFLSDKSSFITGQVVELNNVTGNAFQSPAQLLKGKTAIVTGGARGIGAAAARALHREGAKVIIVDVPPSKEDAEKLAQEIDGDVLLEDITSPQAVQDIQQYVLNNYKGLDILVNNAGITRDKTIAKMSIDQWRGVLNVNLKAVIQLTETFLKNGFNEHAKVVSLSSISGISGNVGQTNYSLTKAGVIGYMQAVASKHPTISANAVAPGFIETKMTENLPFFVKEGGRRLSTLKQGGLPEDVAELIGFLSSPLSDGIDGQCIRVCGGSMIGA from the coding sequence ATGAACGATTACTTACAAAATGCCACCTTGCGCCAGGTACTGAAAACATTGAACATACCGGTACCGGTGCCGCCCATTCTCAAACGAAATTTAAATGCCTATTCGGATGAAGAGCTGACCGCAAAAAAAATCGCCGTTGCCGGTAAAGAAACGGATTTTTTACATCAGCTTCAGAAAGAACTGCATCCTAAAACAGATGTCGCTACCGTATATGATGCTGCCATAGATGGACTGGTCGTGAATTGTGTGGGCATGGAAACCATCGATGACCTGGAGGATTTATATACTGCCATCAAAAATGCTTCTGTTAAAGTTGCAGCCAACGGAAGGATAGTGATTATCTCCAAACTGGTGTATGCTGATGCCTTATCATACGCCGTACAGAAATCCATAGACGGATTTTCAAAAGCGCTGTCCAAAGAAATAGGCGGAAAAAAAGGTGTGACCGTCAATCAGTTAAAAATCACCCATAACGAGGTAACAGTGCCGGATATTGCGAAAGTGGCTTTCTTTTTTCTGAGTGATAAATCTTCCTTCATCACAGGCCAGGTGGTGGAACTCAATAATGTTACCGGAAATGCATTCCAGTCACCCGCGCAGTTATTGAAAGGGAAAACGGCCATTGTAACCGGCGGCGCCAGAGGGATAGGTGCCGCGGCTGCAAGAGCCTTGCACAGAGAAGGCGCAAAAGTGATTATCGTGGATGTCCCGCCTTCCAAAGAAGATGCGGAAAAACTGGCGCAGGAAATTGACGGAGATGTGTTGCTGGAAGATATCACATCGCCGCAGGCGGTTCAGGATATACAACAATATGTTCTGAATAACTATAAAGGACTGGATATTTTGGTAAATAATGCCGGAATCACCCGAGACAAGACCATCGCCAAAATGAGTATTGACCAGTGGCGCGGGGTGTTGAATGTCAACCTGAAGGCGGTCATCCAGCTCACGGAAACCTTTTTAAAGAATGGGTTTAACGAGCATGCCAAAGTGGTCAGTTTGTCATCGATTTCCGGTATTTCCGGCAATGTCGGCCAGACGAACTATTCGCTTACCAAGGCGGGTGTTATCGGCTATATGCAGGCCGTTGCCTCCAAACATCCGACGATTTCTGCAAATGCGGTAGCCCCGGGATTCATTGAAACAAAGATGACGGAAAACCTGCCGTTTTTTGTCAAGGAAGGAGGCAGAAGGTTGTCTACCTTGAAGCAGGGCGGATTGCCGGAAGACGTGGCGGAGCTGATTGGATTTTTATCATCCCCGCTTTCAGACGGGATAGACGGGCAATGTATCAGAGTTTGCGGCGGCAGCATGATAGGCGCATAA
- a CDS encoding T9SS type A sorting domain-containing protein, producing the protein MMPVLAGYVYGSMRFDNANRKYIIYVPDIYTTQNKSVPLLVGLHGFGDTIGNFSRICMSDIADTANYICVYPEALPDPVLGANAWNSGASTGIVVVNNGVKDNAFINALVDTIISRYRIDSTRMYVFGFSFGGFMTDRLAAENSNRFAAAANVSGLRGNSLTALPAKPMPYLKFHGTNDATIGYYGTSTLGFLPGLGMSAENTAKFWATQNQCNMTPVIDTMPDLANDGKRFVRFTYNNGRENSKAIFYKVMNGEHRWYGLPANDISYCQTIWSFFRQYSRNSIISSIRDNQQDEVRLKIYPNPSGEKIRIDISAVKEHINRLYVYSITGNLVYSTEVTGASPELYIDTKLSSGIYMLQLAGENGILATEKVVIQ; encoded by the coding sequence ATGATGCCGGTTTTAGCAGGCTATGTCTATGGCAGTATGAGGTTTGATAATGCAAACCGTAAGTATATCATTTATGTGCCGGATATTTATACTACTCAAAACAAGTCCGTTCCATTATTGGTAGGGTTGCATGGTTTTGGTGACACTATCGGGAATTTCAGCCGTATTTGTATGTCCGATATTGCGGATACGGCCAATTATATTTGTGTTTATCCGGAAGCATTGCCGGATCCTGTGTTAGGCGCAAATGCCTGGAATTCCGGAGCAAGTACCGGAATCGTTGTCGTAAACAACGGCGTGAAGGACAATGCCTTTATCAATGCACTGGTAGATACCATCATTTCAAGATATCGGATTGATTCCACCCGCATGTATGTCTTTGGTTTTTCTTTTGGCGGGTTTATGACGGACAGGCTGGCTGCAGAGAACAGCAACCGATTTGCCGCCGCCGCTAATGTTTCCGGCCTGAGAGGAAATTCGTTAACGGCCTTGCCGGCAAAGCCTATGCCTTATCTGAAGTTTCATGGTACCAATGATGCTACAATTGGCTATTACGGCACGTCAACGCTTGGGTTCCTTCCCGGATTAGGTATGAGTGCTGAAAATACCGCCAAATTTTGGGCAACGCAGAATCAGTGTAATATGACGCCTGTGATAGATACGATGCCGGATCTTGCCAATGACGGAAAACGTTTTGTCCGGTTCACCTACAACAACGGCAGAGAAAACAGTAAAGCAATTTTTTATAAAGTAATGAACGGGGAACACAGATGGTACGGCTTACCCGCAAATGATATCTCTTATTGTCAGACCATTTGGTCGTTCTTTCGTCAGTATTCAAGGAATAGTATCATTTCATCCATAAGAGATAATCAGCAGGATGAAGTGCGTCTTAAAATTTATCCGAATCCATCCGGAGAAAAAATCAGGATAGACATTTCTGCAGTGAAAGAACACATAAACAGGCTGTATGTATATTCCATTACAGGGAATCTGGTGTACAGCACGGAAGTGACAGGTGCATCACCGGAACTATACATCGATACAAAACTCTCTTCTGGAATATATATGTTACAGTTAGCCGGAGAGAATGGTATTCTTGCAACGGAAAAAGTGGTTATACAGTAG
- a CDS encoding class I SAM-dependent methyltransferase, with translation MKKIPIRLGRVQETLLLPLVSRAKETEYKHPLLNDTKAVELFRQLDVDKKKLLRNITEIGVHGLCYRAYKMDEAIKAFLQKNPNGKILDIGAGLDTTYYRCDNGTALWYDLDLPDSIALRTQLLPPPNSRVTYIAKSMLDYTWLDDIGDISNGLFITIPGVLPYFKEEDVKSFLTTIASRLKGAEIVFDVISHFAKFFVDFRIKAAGMKQAHLEWGILKPETVTNWSEHIELVRAIKFFEDMPKSNQRLTTRIAMRFNKVMDMTQLFHLRFV, from the coding sequence ATGAAAAAGATACCTATCCGGCTTGGCCGTGTGCAAGAAACGTTATTGCTGCCTTTGGTTTCCCGCGCTAAAGAAACGGAATATAAACATCCGTTGTTGAATGACACGAAAGCCGTAGAATTATTCAGACAACTGGATGTCGATAAGAAAAAGCTGCTGCGAAACATTACGGAGATTGGTGTACACGGCTTATGCTACCGCGCTTACAAGATGGATGAAGCCATAAAAGCATTTTTGCAAAAAAATCCGAACGGAAAAATCCTGGATATCGGCGCAGGATTAGATACGACCTATTACCGTTGCGACAATGGTACCGCATTGTGGTACGACCTGGATTTACCGGATTCCATTGCACTGCGCACGCAATTGCTGCCTCCTCCCAACAGCAGGGTAACCTATATTGCAAAGTCAATGCTGGATTATACCTGGCTAGATGATATCGGCGATATTTCAAACGGATTGTTCATCACCATTCCGGGTGTATTGCCTTATTTTAAAGAAGAGGATGTAAAATCCTTTTTGACCACCATTGCCTCCAGATTAAAGGGAGCGGAAATCGTGTTTGATGTGATTTCTCATTTCGCTAAATTTTTTGTAGACTTCCGCATCAAGGCGGCAGGCATGAAACAGGCGCATTTGGAATGGGGCATTTTAAAACCGGAAACGGTCACCAACTGGAGTGAGCATATTGAACTGGTGAGAGCCATTAAGTTTTTTGAAGACATGCCGAAATCCAATCAGCGGCTGACGACCAGAATCGCCATGAGATTCAATAAAGTCATGGACATGACACAGCTGTTTCATCTGCGCTTCGTATAA
- a CDS encoding penicillin acylase family protein — translation MQRIFFTATILFLFHISSAIEINTKNIRIIRDKCGVPHIYGKTDEEVAYGLAWATCEDDIKSMRENLLTARGRLAELKGKDGAIMDFLCAFIGARESVDKNYDKSFSPKFKNILGAYVLACNNYIKAHPEVESMHDLLPITEKDMIVGYTIGLALMTNVPFTLMKISNGTLKTDMLTAPKGSNGFAVNSAKTKDGRTYLGINSHQPLEGPYSWYEAHVHSEEGWDMLGGTFPGGVTIFHGVNQNLGWAHTVSMADHDDVYLLRMHPTEKHKYYFDGKWLDLVEKKVKLKVKLFWFIKIPVTKTFYQSVYGPVMEKDGKYFAMRFPSSFDIRGAEQWYHMNKAKNLEEFQQALKMMALPGLNIVYADRDDNILYIDNGHFPRRDKHYNWWNVLPGDTSATLWKANDYYPYDSLVKIINPTCGYIFNNNNTPFNCTSKADNPVKSKSPLAPYYFAYDDNRSMRTSYLFGNCGKISYDEFKVIKYDQTFMNPAYNYAMVNIEDILRFDPKKHPQIKESIEVLNKWNRSADMNNKQAAIVAIVIRKVIDKLVEEGHFPATRARIKEWYLVQCVEEAQEHLKKHFGTLEVPLGDLQHLVRGKKELPIGGIPDVLATMWIAEHKNGVYKAETGETYIELVQFTKDGPIIESISPYGASNVEGNKHYDDQMDLFVHKKCKKMSMKYEEIMKEKERVYHPG, via the coding sequence ATGCAAAGAATTTTTTTTACCGCAACGATTCTGTTCCTCTTCCATATTTCTTCCGCCATTGAAATCAATACTAAAAACATCCGGATTATCCGTGACAAATGTGGGGTACCGCATATCTATGGAAAGACGGATGAAGAAGTGGCATACGGTCTGGCATGGGCGACCTGTGAGGATGATATCAAATCGATGCGGGAAAATCTGCTGACCGCAAGAGGCAGACTGGCTGAACTAAAAGGTAAAGACGGCGCCATCATGGATTTCTTGTGCGCTTTCATCGGAGCGAGGGAAAGTGTCGATAAAAACTACGACAAAAGTTTTTCACCCAAATTTAAAAATATACTGGGCGCTTATGTATTGGCCTGCAACAATTATATCAAGGCACATCCCGAAGTGGAGAGTATGCACGACCTGCTTCCCATTACGGAGAAAGACATGATTGTCGGTTATACCATCGGATTGGCCCTGATGACAAATGTTCCGTTTACCCTCATGAAGATATCCAACGGGACGTTAAAGACAGACATGCTTACAGCACCCAAAGGTTCTAATGGATTTGCAGTCAACAGTGCCAAAACGAAAGACGGCCGCACGTATCTGGGCATCAATTCACACCAGCCGCTGGAAGGACCCTACTCCTGGTATGAGGCGCATGTTCATTCTGAGGAAGGCTGGGATATGTTAGGTGGCACCTTTCCCGGCGGAGTGACCATCTTCCATGGCGTCAATCAAAATTTAGGCTGGGCGCATACGGTCAGTATGGCGGATCATGATGACGTCTATTTACTGAGAATGCATCCGACGGAAAAACATAAATATTATTTCGACGGCAAATGGCTGGATCTGGTGGAGAAAAAGGTAAAACTTAAAGTAAAGCTTTTCTGGTTCATCAAGATTCCCGTCACGAAGACATTTTACCAAAGTGTATATGGTCCCGTTATGGAAAAAGACGGTAAATATTTTGCCATGCGCTTTCCTTCTTCTTTTGACATTCGCGGTGCGGAACAATGGTACCATATGAATAAAGCTAAAAATCTGGAAGAATTTCAGCAGGCGCTGAAGATGATGGCATTGCCCGGACTGAATATCGTTTATGCTGACAGAGACGACAACATATTATATATAGACAACGGGCATTTCCCCAGAAGAGATAAACACTACAATTGGTGGAATGTGCTGCCCGGGGATACCTCTGCCACCTTATGGAAAGCCAATGATTACTACCCGTATGACAGTCTGGTAAAAATAATTAATCCAACATGCGGGTATATTTTCAACAACAATAACACCCCATTCAACTGCACATCCAAAGCAGACAATCCCGTAAAATCCAAAAGCCCGTTAGCTCCTTATTATTTTGCCTATGATGACAACCGTTCCATGCGAACCAGTTACCTGTTTGGCAATTGCGGCAAGATATCCTATGACGAATTCAAAGTTATCAAATACGACCAGACATTTATGAATCCGGCATATAACTATGCCATGGTCAACATCGAAGATATTTTGCGTTTTGATCCCAAAAAGCACCCGCAGATTAAAGAAAGCATTGAAGTCCTGAATAAATGGAACCGCAGTGCTGATATGAATAACAAACAGGCTGCCATAGTAGCCATTGTCATTCGCAAGGTCATTGACAAGCTGGTTGAAGAGGGGCATTTCCCGGCAACCAGAGCAAGAATAAAAGAATGGTATCTGGTACAGTGTGTAGAAGAAGCGCAGGAACATTTGAAAAAACATTTCGGTACCCTCGAGGTTCCTTTAGGTGACCTGCAGCATCTGGTAAGGGGGAAAAAAGAACTGCCGATTGGCGGTATTCCCGATGTGTTAGCCACCATGTGGATAGCTGAACATAAAAATGGTGTTTACAAAGCTGAGACCGGCGAAACGTATATAGAACTGGTACAATTTACCAAAGACGGACCCATTATTGAGAGCATCTCACCTTATGGCGCCAGCAATGTGGAGGGCAATAAACATTATGACGACCAGATGGATTTATTCGTACATAAGAAATGTAAAAAGATGAGCATGAAGTACGAAGAAATCATGAAAGAAAAAGAAAGGGTCTATCATCCCGGGTAA
- a CDS encoding acetate/propionate family kinase — MHILTINCGSSSIKADVIDTVHHTAVLSLDAERIPVAPQIKLNGAVLTYEGDLTLDNIIRFCLNHLKAAVTGKDIQGIGHRIAHGGDRYSQPVLIDENVEQAILLLSDLAPLHHPAHLSGIKMAKVVFGNLPNIAVFDTAFHQTLPKRAQYYSIDKKMADKYAIRRYGFHGTSHKYVAERAGSYLKEDIRNLRILSCHLGNGSSICAIEYGRSIETSMGMTPMEGLVMGTRCGDIDPGIATFLQEKEGWTPKQTEDFLNNHSGLSGLSGIGNDLRDILQQAENGNEDCRLAIHVFTHRLTKYIGAYAAVMGGVDVLIFTAGIGENSAEIRNRTCQGLDFLGIKLDGDKNKSARLTDEQDVIAISEENSRVTILAIRTDEQYAIALEAQKILEEKNKVNTLPKIPIAISARHVHLTRETLDKLYGKDYELTVYKSLSQPGQFAANEMVTLVGPKNRIENVRILGPLRTKDQVEISKTDEFFLGIDAPVRDSGNVAGSPGITLIGEAGTAAIKEGVIVALRHIHMHPEDAQRFGVNDRDMVSVDVEDEDRPLTFKNVLIRVSDKFKLEMHIDTDEGNAAEIQSGEEGVLMACGKNVSLQLKNV, encoded by the coding sequence ATGCATATTCTCACCATAAATTGCGGCAGTTCCTCCATCAAAGCGGACGTTATTGATACAGTACATCATACGGCTGTGCTGTCTCTGGATGCAGAGCGTATTCCTGTCGCACCCCAGATAAAGCTCAATGGCGCTGTACTGACTTATGAAGGTGATCTGACATTGGACAACATCATAAGATTTTGTCTGAACCACCTAAAGGCTGCAGTAACAGGAAAGGATATTCAGGGTATAGGACATCGCATAGCACATGGGGGAGACAGATACAGCCAACCGGTGCTGATTGACGAAAACGTGGAACAGGCAATCCTGTTGCTGAGCGATTTGGCACCGCTGCATCATCCGGCCCATTTGTCGGGTATAAAGATGGCAAAAGTAGTATTTGGGAACCTGCCCAATATTGCAGTATTTGATACCGCCTTTCATCAGACACTACCCAAGAGAGCGCAGTATTATTCCATCGATAAGAAGATGGCGGATAAATATGCCATAAGAAGATATGGATTTCATGGGACGAGCCATAAATACGTTGCGGAAAGGGCAGGCAGTTACCTGAAAGAAGATATCCGAAACTTGAGGATACTATCCTGTCATTTAGGAAACGGTTCCAGTATCTGCGCCATTGAGTACGGCAGAAGCATCGAAACTTCCATGGGTATGACACCAATGGAAGGACTGGTGATGGGCACACGCTGCGGGGATATTGATCCGGGAATCGCTACGTTCTTGCAGGAAAAGGAGGGTTGGACACCCAAACAAACCGAAGATTTTTTGAATAATCATTCCGGACTATCCGGGCTAAGCGGCATCGGAAATGACTTGAGGGATATACTTCAGCAGGCGGAAAACGGGAATGAAGACTGCCGGCTGGCGATTCATGTCTTCACACACCGGCTTACAAAATATATTGGAGCGTATGCGGCGGTGATGGGCGGTGTGGATGTGCTCATCTTTACGGCAGGCATCGGAGAAAACAGTGCGGAAATCAGAAACAGGACATGTCAGGGATTGGATTTCCTCGGCATCAAACTGGATGGGGATAAAAATAAATCGGCAAGGCTGACAGATGAACAGGATGTCATCGCCATATCTGAAGAGAACTCCAGGGTAACCATCCTTGCCATCCGGACGGATGAACAATATGCCATTGCGTTGGAAGCTCAAAAGATCTTGGAAGAAAAAAATAAAGTCAATACGCTTCCCAAAATACCCATTGCCATTTCAGCCAGGCATGTACATCTGACCAGAGAGACCCTGGATAAATTGTACGGGAAAGATTATGAGTTGACCGTCTATAAGTCTTTGTCACAGCCTGGGCAATTTGCCGCAAACGAAATGGTGACGCTGGTGGGTCCCAAAAACCGAATTGAAAATGTCCGGATATTGGGGCCGCTTCGCACAAAGGATCAGGTGGAGATTTCCAAAACGGATGAGTTTTTTCTGGGTATAGACGCGCCGGTCAGAGACAGTGGCAATGTGGCGGGATCGCCGGGTATTACATTGATTGGAGAGGCTGGTACCGCTGCCATTAAGGAGGGAGTGATTGTGGCACTGCGGCATATTCACATGCATCCGGAGGATGCTCAAAGATTTGGAGTAAACGACAGGGATATGGTGAGTGTGGATGTGGAAGATGAAGACCGCCCGCTGACCTTTAAGAATGTGCTGATTCGTGTTTCCGATAAATTCAAACTGGAGATGCATATTGACACCGACGAAGGCAATGCCGCGGAGATTCAGAGCGGGGAAGAAGGTGTGCTGATGGCTTGTGGTAAGAATGTAAGTCTGCAGTTAAAGAATGTCTGA
- a CDS encoding M13 family metallopeptidase yields MKLNDKSIVENMRNANKFWFNYHIGKLNKPVDRTEWDMTPQTYNAYYNPSNNEIVLPAGIFVIPGHKDAEIDDAVIYGYAAASTIGHEITHGFDDEGRQFDDKGNLQNWWQEEDEKKFNEKAARYVDQFNNYVVLDSLHINGKATLGENIADLGGLVIALDAFKKTVQFKEGKTIDGLTPLQRYFLGYALGWLGHAREEELASRVMTDVHSPPFLRVNGPFSNIDDWYDAFGIQKGEKMWRDGSDRVKIW; encoded by the coding sequence TTGAAGCTAAATGACAAATCCATCGTGGAGAATATGCGCAATGCGAATAAATTCTGGTTCAACTATCATATCGGCAAGCTGAATAAACCCGTGGACAGAACGGAGTGGGATATGACGCCGCAAACCTATAATGCCTATTATAATCCTTCCAATAATGAGATTGTATTGCCGGCAGGTATTTTTGTCATCCCGGGCCATAAAGACGCCGAGATTGATGATGCTGTCATTTACGGATATGCCGCCGCTTCCACCATCGGACACGAAATCACACACGGGTTTGATGATGAAGGACGTCAGTTTGACGATAAAGGGAATCTCCAAAACTGGTGGCAGGAAGAAGACGAGAAAAAATTCAATGAGAAAGCCGCCAGATATGTGGATCAATTCAATAATTACGTTGTGCTGGACAGCCTTCATATCAATGGAAAAGCTACCCTGGGTGAAAATATCGCCGACCTGGGCGGCCTGGTCATTGCCCTTGATGCCTTCAAGAAAACGGTGCAATTTAAAGAAGGAAAAACGATCGATGGTTTAACGCCTCTGCAGCGCTATTTCTTAGGTTATGCCCTCGGGTGGCTTGGCCATGCCAGAGAGGAAGAGCTGGCAAGCCGTGTGATGACCGATGTACATTCGCCTCCGTTCTTACGGGTAAATGGACCATTTTCGAATATTGATGATTGGTACGATGCATTTGGCATCCAAAAAGGAGAAAAGATGTGGCGCGATGGCTCAGATCGTGTCAAAATATGGTAA